From Methanosarcina lacustris Z-7289, one genomic window encodes:
- a CDS encoding oligosaccharyl transferase, archaeosortase A system-associated → MNSEDHPASVFKDKIKSSWPYALAVSIIGLLALWIRILPSKSVFLGNGFVRFGGNDPWYHMRTVNALLANYPNRMFFNPMTNYPNGNFIHFGPLFDQMIAITSLILGLGNPSQGLVNWVGAYFPAVLGALTVIPVYYLGKCLGGHKTGILAAILIAFAPGQFLSRSMIGFTDHHVAETFFSTFFILFFMLALISAKKKGLRFEHVINKEWKVLKEPLIYSVIAGVMYSAYQLAWPGASLFLFVVLVYAVFQYILNNFRKESSDYLGITGIVTFLVSAILILPFVHPDMGFSMFYYSWFHVVTAFGAMIGFVFLSLIEREFNRRNIKGYYYPLVIFGIGVVGLIAAKIVVPSLYSLVITAPEAVFGIKTGGASTIAEASSIFYEGGAFTLSRAFGNFTTSGFLVSFLGMFILTASLVRKPKPEEVLVLVWSLLMLLAIYGQNRFAYYYSVNVAVLSAYVGGLLLEMVKWDQLNEKFKSSVKSLADIPGFLKFVKIEQVIAVLAIAVVLIYPVYGSAMQLTTGTGGPDGTWIEACLWLQSNTPDPGMDYNAIYEAPKDGQSFKYPDTAYGVMSWWDYGHWIETIGHRMPNANPFQAGIGGRRGSIDEVNQPGASTFFTAQSEEEASAVLEAVDPNPDKAGARYIVSDVEMATGKFYAMTAWTLDSEGYYKSYLTGSGYQSLPSKRYFDSMESRLHILDGNGLKQYRMVHETWASQTQEVGYKQVYNYLFGGSIPETDTGYVKIFEYVKGAKITGTTSPNESVNINTTILTSQGRTFGYSQSATSDSEGRYEFTVPYSTEGPISGQTQFDTAPSGPYVVSYGGATKEVKVSEEAVLKGEEVKV, encoded by the coding sequence ATGAATTCTGAGGACCATCCTGCATCAGTATTCAAAGATAAAATTAAATCCAGCTGGCCATATGCCCTGGCAGTTTCGATAATTGGCCTTTTAGCTCTGTGGATTAGAATCCTGCCTTCGAAATCGGTATTTTTAGGCAATGGGTTTGTAAGGTTCGGAGGTAATGACCCCTGGTATCATATGCGGACTGTGAACGCCCTTCTTGCAAACTACCCCAACAGGATGTTCTTCAACCCCATGACCAACTATCCTAACGGGAATTTCATACATTTCGGTCCATTATTTGACCAGATGATCGCCATTACTTCTCTGATTCTGGGACTGGGTAATCCCAGTCAGGGATTGGTTAACTGGGTAGGAGCTTATTTCCCTGCAGTGCTTGGAGCCCTTACCGTCATTCCTGTATACTATCTTGGGAAATGCCTCGGAGGCCATAAAACAGGCATACTGGCTGCAATTTTAATCGCCTTTGCTCCAGGACAATTTTTGTCCCGCTCAATGATCGGCTTTACAGACCACCACGTAGCTGAGACTTTTTTCAGCACTTTTTTCATCCTATTTTTCATGCTGGCATTGATTTCTGCAAAGAAAAAAGGACTGCGTTTTGAGCATGTGATAAATAAAGAATGGAAGGTCCTGAAAGAGCCTTTGATATATTCTGTCATAGCCGGTGTGATGTATTCAGCCTATCAGCTTGCATGGCCTGGAGCCTCTCTATTCTTATTCGTCGTTTTAGTTTATGCTGTATTCCAGTACATCCTGAATAACTTCCGTAAAGAATCCAGTGATTATCTTGGGATCACAGGCATAGTTACATTTCTTGTAAGTGCGATACTTATACTACCCTTTGTCCACCCTGATATGGGTTTTTCGATGTTTTATTACTCCTGGTTCCATGTTGTCACTGCTTTTGGAGCGATGATCGGCTTTGTTTTCTTGAGTCTCATTGAAAGGGAGTTCAACAGGAGAAATATAAAGGGTTATTACTATCCACTGGTTATATTCGGGATTGGTGTTGTGGGACTGATCGCAGCCAAAATTGTGGTTCCTTCCCTTTATTCCCTGGTCATAACCGCTCCTGAAGCAGTTTTTGGAATCAAAACCGGGGGCGCTTCCACAATCGCCGAAGCTTCCTCTATATTTTACGAAGGTGGAGCTTTCACTCTCTCGAGAGCCTTTGGAAATTTCACAACGTCTGGATTCCTTGTATCTTTCCTCGGGATGTTTATCCTGACTGCAAGCCTGGTCCGCAAACCAAAGCCTGAAGAAGTACTGGTTCTTGTCTGGAGCCTTTTGATGCTGCTTGCAATCTATGGCCAGAACCGTTTTGCATATTATTATTCCGTAAATGTAGCGGTTCTCAGCGCCTATGTTGGAGGTCTGCTGCTTGAAATGGTAAAATGGGACCAGCTTAATGAGAAGTTCAAATCCAGTGTGAAATCTCTGGCAGATATCCCTGGATTTTTGAAGTTCGTTAAAATTGAACAGGTGATTGCAGTCCTGGCTATAGCAGTTGTTCTTATTTACCCTGTATACGGATCGGCAATGCAACTTACAACAGGCACAGGTGGTCCTGACGGGACCTGGATTGAAGCCTGTCTGTGGCTCCAATCCAATACTCCGGATCCAGGCATGGATTACAATGCAATCTACGAAGCTCCTAAGGACGGGCAGTCTTTCAAATATCCGGATACCGCTTATGGGGTCATGTCCTGGTGGGATTACGGGCACTGGATTGAAACGATCGGACACAGGATGCCCAATGCCAATCCTTTCCAGGCTGGAATTGGAGGACGTAGAGGAAGCATAGACGAAGTAAACCAGCCCGGGGCTTCCACCTTCTTTACAGCCCAATCCGAAGAAGAAGCAAGTGCAGTGCTTGAAGCCGTAGACCCTAACCCGGATAAAGCCGGAGCCCGTTATATTGTCTCAGACGTCGAAATGGCAACAGGCAAGTTCTATGCGATGACAGCCTGGACCCTTGATTCCGAAGGATACTACAAGTCTTATTTGACAGGGAGCGGATATCAGTCTCTTCCTTCCAAACGTTACTTCGACTCAATGGAGTCAAGGCTGCATATTCTGGACGGAAATGGCCTGAAGCAGTACCGCATGGTCCATGAGACCTGGGCGTCTCAGACTCAGGAAGTCGGGTACAAACAGGTGTACAACTACCTATTCGGAGGCAGTATCCCTGAAACAGATACGGGTTATGTCAAAATTTTCGAATACGTCAAGGGCGCAAAAATAACCGGGACCACTTCCCCTAACGAGTCGGTCAATATAAACACGACAATCCTAACAAGTCAGGGAAGGACCTTTGGCTATTCCCAGTCAGCAACTTCGGATTCTGAAGGCAGGTATGAGTTTACCGTTCCATATTCAACCGAAGGTCCAATTTCCGGGCAAACCCAGTTTGATACCGCACCCTCAGGTCCTTATGTAGTAAGCTACGGGGGCGCGACTAAGGAAGTAAAGGTCAGTGAGGAAGCCGTATTAAAAGGAGAAGAAGTAAAGGTCTAA
- a CDS encoding glycosyltransferase family 2 protein — protein MTSKPLISVIVAVYNGSKTLQRCIDSVSDQTYPDKELIIIDGGSTDGTVDLLIANNDKITYWQSEPDNGIYNAWNKALNHAKGDWIYFLGSDDYLWKRSVFEETSSHLFKAESENIRLVYGQVARVTKNDDICCIEGDSWDYTRRGIVADGICTFTHQGMFHHRSLFETYGKFDESFRIAGDYELLIRAFKEGGAALFINGLIVAGMQTGGVTANCTKLVKETARARRNNQLRVITIPWLISYAWAICYPSLKSLIGDKNSRYLVNSGKCFVAVLSYKKNAILEHNNN, from the coding sequence ATGACCTCAAAGCCCTTAATCTCCGTTATTGTAGCCGTGTATAATGGTTCCAAAACCCTGCAGCGCTGTATAGATAGCGTATCTGATCAAACTTATCCTGATAAAGAACTCATTATCATTGATGGGGGTTCCACAGATGGTACTGTAGATCTCCTGATAGCCAACAACGATAAAATTACTTACTGGCAATCTGAGCCGGATAACGGCATCTACAATGCGTGGAATAAGGCCCTGAATCACGCTAAAGGAGATTGGATCTACTTTTTGGGATCTGACGATTATCTCTGGAAAAGAAGTGTATTTGAAGAGACATCATCGCATCTGTTCAAGGCGGAATCTGAAAACATAAGGCTGGTATATGGGCAGGTTGCAAGAGTAACAAAAAATGATGATATTTGTTGTATCGAAGGTGACTCGTGGGACTACACACGGAGGGGTATCGTTGCAGATGGAATATGCACCTTTACGCATCAGGGAATGTTTCACCATCGCAGTCTCTTTGAGACCTATGGAAAGTTTGATGAATCCTTTCGGATTGCAGGAGATTATGAATTGCTTATTAGAGCCTTTAAGGAAGGTGGAGCCGCTCTTTTTATAAATGGATTGATTGTTGCAGGGATGCAAACTGGAGGCGTTACTGCCAACTGCACAAAGCTGGTTAAGGAAACTGCCAGAGCACGGCGAAATAATCAACTGAGAGTGATTACAATTCCCTGGCTCATATCCTATGCCTGGGCTATCTGTTATCCATCTTTAAAATCTCTGATTGGAGATAAGAATTCCAGGTATTTGGTTAACTCTGGAAAATGCTTTGTTGCAGTCCTTTCTTACAAAAAAAATGCCATTCTGGAACACAATAATAATTAA
- a CDS encoding glycosyltransferase family 4 protein encodes MKILYDHTVFQFQRYGGISRYFYELITRLSTKEDVDISLFQGFNINEYALSENRQNFDSYWGYKWEYKKPAAKYMALIFAMPNKIIFNNYMRSSDVNIYHPTYYRTDLDKYNRSAIVLTVHDMIHELYPDQFIDSRFVIKAKKKSINTADQIICVSENTKKDLMSIYDVPENKIKVIYHGNSLLKSDEYLKCDDLKKVYSITKPFLLYVGERKRRYKNFSMLLETYTTMLSDRFDLVCFGGGDFDHNELNTIKNIKCSGKVIHLSGSDHLLSSLYKNAFCFIYPSLYEGFGIPLLEAMGLGCPVIASNTSSIPEVADKAALFFDPYSKDSLINAIDLLESNRSEREKLVNLGFQQEKKFSWDKTAHETFKVYRSAYDLKH; translated from the coding sequence ATGAAGATTCTCTATGACCACACTGTATTTCAATTCCAGCGATATGGCGGAATATCAAGATACTTTTACGAGCTCATAACAAGGCTCTCAACGAAAGAAGATGTGGATATCAGCCTTTTTCAGGGTTTCAATATTAACGAATATGCTCTCTCAGAGAACAGGCAAAATTTTGATTCGTATTGGGGCTATAAGTGGGAATACAAAAAACCCGCTGCAAAATACATGGCGCTTATATTTGCAATGCCCAACAAAATAATATTTAATAACTACATGCGATCTTCAGATGTCAACATATACCATCCTACATATTACAGAACAGATCTGGACAAATATAATAGATCAGCTATCGTGTTGACAGTGCATGATATGATTCATGAATTGTATCCCGACCAGTTTATAGATAGTAGGTTTGTAATTAAAGCTAAAAAGAAGTCCATTAATACAGCTGATCAAATAATATGTGTTTCAGAAAATACCAAAAAAGATCTGATGAGCATTTATGACGTACCAGAGAATAAAATAAAAGTTATATATCATGGTAACTCGCTGCTAAAATCTGATGAATATCTTAAATGTGATGATTTAAAAAAAGTATACTCAATAACCAAACCGTTTTTATTATATGTAGGTGAGCGAAAACGCAGATATAAAAATTTTTCAATGTTGCTCGAAACATATACTACTATGCTTTCAGATCGTTTTGATTTAGTCTGTTTTGGCGGAGGAGACTTTGATCATAATGAATTAAATACCATTAAAAATATAAAATGTTCTGGGAAAGTAATTCATCTAAGCGGTTCAGATCATCTGCTTTCCTCGTTATATAAAAATGCATTTTGTTTCATATATCCTTCTTTATATGAAGGATTCGGCATACCATTGCTTGAAGCTATGGGACTGGGATGTCCGGTCATTGCCAGCAACACCAGTTCAATCCCTGAGGTCGCGGATAAAGCAGCTTTATTTTTTGATCCCTATTCAAAAGATAGTTTAATTAATGCTATTGATTTGTTAGAAAGCAATAGATCAGAGCGTGAGAAATTAGTTAATCTTGGTTTTCAACAAGAGAAAAAATTTAGTTGGGATAAAACTGCTCATGAAACATTTAAAGTTTACAGGTCTGCATATGATTTAAAGCATTGA
- a CDS encoding class I SAM-dependent methyltransferase, giving the protein MLENKNKCACNCTAFKKYHKHSQALGLVVEYVQCESCGMITAPESTKYNLSSIYNAEYFNNIDYGWKGRAKILRVYINCINLFAPLKKMQICDFGAGNGYLSKLLINNGFNVLAYEPFIQKNTYLEKSYYCDTPFDADVLLMVEVFEHFTNAFEEIRKILADFHYPKLIIFTTNLTDNAPEPIDDWFYLEPDSGHFTLWSKKSLMLLGEMNGYKLISLDDTFLHIFCKASDMKMCNNLKILSIPVKFAMKIRRLVKGIFK; this is encoded by the coding sequence ATGCTCGAAAACAAAAACAAATGTGCTTGCAATTGTACAGCATTTAAGAAATATCACAAACATTCCCAGGCACTTGGTCTTGTTGTAGAGTATGTTCAATGTGAATCATGTGGCATGATTACTGCGCCAGAATCTACTAAATATAATCTATCCAGCATATATAATGCCGAATATTTTAATAATATTGATTATGGATGGAAGGGACGAGCAAAAATATTGCGCGTATACATCAACTGTATAAATCTATTTGCCCCTCTTAAAAAAATGCAAATTTGCGATTTTGGTGCAGGTAATGGATATTTAAGTAAACTGCTTATTAATAATGGGTTCAATGTTTTGGCTTACGAACCATTCATTCAAAAAAATACATATTTAGAAAAATCATACTATTGTGATACACCCTTTGATGCAGATGTACTATTGATGGTAGAAGTCTTTGAACATTTCACCAATGCATTTGAAGAAATTCGTAAAATCTTAGCTGATTTTCATTACCCAAAATTGATAATATTTACAACGAATTTAACAGACAATGCTCCTGAACCCATTGATGATTGGTTCTATTTAGAACCTGATTCAGGGCATTTCACTTTGTGGTCAAAAAAAAGTTTGATGTTACTTGGTGAAATGAACGGATACAAATTGATCTCGTTAGATGACACATTTCTTCACATTTTTTGTAAGGCATCGGATATGAAGATGTGCAATAATCTTAAAATATTATCAATTCCTGTAAAATTTGCAATGAAAATAAGGAGACTCGTTAAGGGGATTTTCAAATGA
- a CDS encoding hemolytic protein HlpA-like protein produces MSDFQLKTPVAFIIFNRPDTTKRVFAEIAKARPPKLLVIADGPRTDRPDDVEKCAAARAIIDNVDWDCDVLTNYLDVNLGCKRRVSSGLDWVFNTVEEAIILEDDCLPHPTFFRFCEEMLEKYRDDERIAMISGDNFQFGRKRTEYSYYFSRYTHIWGWASWRRAWRNYDVDMKRWPEIRDGGWLEDLLGSKVSYLYWKYIFENVYKGKIDTWDYQWIFSCWIQGALTVIPNVNLVSNIGFGMKAEHTKVKDKFAEIETEPMSDPISHPEYILRDSKADFLVENKMFSGTSLMLRVIHRAINKLKGTHR; encoded by the coding sequence ATGTCGGATTTCCAGCTAAAAACCCCAGTCGCCTTCATAATCTTCAATCGCCCAGACACCACCAAAAGAGTGTTTGCAGAAATCGCAAAAGCCAGACCCCCTAAACTTCTGGTCATTGCTGACGGCCCGCGCACGGATCGTCCGGACGATGTGGAGAAATGCGCTGCTGCCCGTGCTATCATCGATAATGTGGATTGGGACTGCGACGTGCTGACCAATTATTTGGATGTGAATCTGGGCTGCAAACGCCGGGTATCGAGTGGTCTGGACTGGGTTTTTAATACAGTTGAGGAAGCGATTATTCTTGAGGATGACTGTCTGCCGCATCCGACTTTTTTTCGATTTTGCGAGGAAATGTTAGAGAAATATCGTGATGATGAGCGTATTGCCATGATAAGCGGGGACAATTTTCAGTTTGGCAGAAAAAGAACAGAGTACAGCTATTACTTTTCTCGCTATACTCATATCTGGGGTTGGGCTTCCTGGCGGAGAGCATGGCGTAATTATGATGTTGATATGAAACGGTGGCCTGAGATTCGCGATGGCGGATGGTTGGAGGACTTGTTGGGGTCTAAAGTCAGCTATTTGTATTGGAAATATATATTTGAGAATGTATATAAAGGGAAAATAGACACATGGGATTACCAGTGGATTTTTTCATGCTGGATACAGGGTGCATTGACCGTTATACCGAATGTAAATTTGGTTTCAAATATTGGATTTGGTATGAAAGCCGAGCATACAAAAGTCAAAGATAAATTTGCTGAGATTGAGACCGAACCCATGAGTGATCCAATTTCACATCCAGAATATATATTACGCGATTCAAAGGCGGACTTTTTAGTTGAAAATAAAATGTTTTCCGGTACGTCGTTGATGTTGCGAGTTATTCATAGAGCTATTAATAAATTGAAGGGTACACATAGATAA
- a CDS encoding glycosyltransferase family 4 protein, whose product MVELKMCSGNKILLVPEFDSFGGTRSYFIYLLKFYFSQNYDVAIALSKYQLDNEIESLIKKYKYRAHIIPERRTGLKRFLQYFPINLAFDIFAMFPIYLKEKPDLIVVSIGTPGMFIGLILFPVRFMYVFHTYPLKSKIIGLSSIQKLFLNLFINTNKILVTVSEYSKKQILAYWVPEKKNDPIHVIYNSAKKTSFIEGASHNENINLYRVLTLGHVNWYKNPKLWIEVSQKVIRQRPNMHVEFIWAGEGDLLEECKDLVSQIGLDAIKFVGYQENVDSLYSNSTIYFQPSLLESHGISVIDAMAHGLPCVTSDAGGLPESVVNGETGFTCPPDDVECFVSHIIRLLDNDKLRYKMGQSGKLRAEMLFSEEVQEEKMIDLYTSLLQK is encoded by the coding sequence ATGGTCGAGTTAAAAATGTGTAGCGGGAATAAAATTTTATTGGTTCCAGAATTCGACTCATTCGGGGGCACTCGAAGCTATTTTATATATTTGTTGAAGTTTTACTTTTCCCAAAATTATGACGTTGCAATTGCTCTATCCAAATACCAGCTTGATAATGAAATAGAATCACTTATAAAAAAGTACAAATATAGAGCTCATATTATTCCTGAACGTAGAACTGGGTTAAAAAGGTTCTTACAATACTTTCCAATAAATCTGGCTTTTGATATTTTTGCAATGTTTCCGATCTACTTAAAAGAAAAACCAGATCTGATAGTTGTATCAATCGGTACGCCTGGGATGTTTATAGGGCTGATTTTATTCCCTGTAAGGTTTATGTATGTATTTCATACATACCCGTTAAAGAGTAAAATAATTGGTCTCAGTAGTATACAAAAGCTGTTTTTGAATTTGTTTATAAATACCAATAAAATATTGGTTACAGTTTCCGAATATTCTAAGAAACAGATATTGGCATATTGGGTGCCGGAGAAAAAAAACGATCCTATTCATGTTATTTACAATTCTGCGAAGAAAACATCTTTTATTGAAGGTGCCAGTCACAATGAAAACATAAATCTTTACCGTGTTTTAACATTAGGACATGTTAATTGGTATAAGAACCCAAAATTATGGATAGAAGTCTCTCAAAAAGTTATTAGACAAAGACCAAACATGCATGTTGAATTTATCTGGGCTGGTGAAGGAGATCTTCTTGAAGAATGTAAAGATTTGGTGTCTCAGATAGGGTTAGATGCTATTAAGTTTGTAGGATATCAAGAAAATGTAGATTCTTTATATAGTAACAGTACAATATATTTTCAGCCGAGTTTACTCGAAAGTCATGGCATCTCAGTTATAGATGCAATGGCGCACGGATTACCTTGTGTAACATCCGATGCTGGTGGCCTGCCTGAATCAGTTGTAAACGGTGAAACTGGTTTTACATGTCCGCCAGATGATGTGGAATGTTTTGTTTCACATATAATTAGATTACTGGATAATGATAAACTCAGATACAAAATGGGTCAGTCTGGAAAATTGCGGGCAGAAATGCTTTTTTCGGAAGAAGTACAAGAAGAGAAAATGATCGATTTATACACATCATTATTACAAAAATAG
- a CDS encoding glycosyltransferase family 2 protein, which yields MYPKVSVITVCYNAEEFIENAIKSVLKQTYENIEYVVIDGASTDNTVSLINKYKSRITFFLSEPDNGMYEAMNKGIKAATGDILYFLNSDDIFYDEYVTENVVKMFQKNNDLELIYGPIIIRDPATNESFIQAHDSITKSYFINGAICQQAIFYKAMAFKKCGAFDDRYKIVGDYEWVLRAFYKYNIKREYYRGVIAIFRNGGMCSSEKFSIFHNKERRKVLREYFNLFNIKFTQFMYKIKCY from the coding sequence ATGTACCCAAAAGTTTCAGTAATAACAGTTTGCTATAATGCTGAAGAATTTATTGAAAACGCGATTAAAAGTGTTTTGAAACAAACATATGAAAATATTGAGTATGTTGTAATTGACGGTGCCTCTACAGATAATACGGTATCATTAATAAACAAATACAAATCTAGGATAACATTTTTTTTAAGTGAACCGGATAATGGAATGTATGAAGCAATGAATAAAGGGATAAAAGCTGCAACTGGTGATATATTATATTTTTTAAATTCAGATGATATATTTTATGATGAATATGTTACAGAAAATGTTGTTAAAATGTTTCAGAAAAATAATGATCTAGAACTTATTTATGGTCCTATAATTATTAGAGATCCTGCCACAAATGAATCGTTTATACAGGCACATGATTCTATTACGAAATCTTATTTTATTAATGGCGCGATCTGTCAACAGGCAATATTTTACAAAGCCATGGCTTTTAAAAAATGCGGTGCATTCGACGATAGATATAAAATAGTAGGTGATTATGAATGGGTATTAAGAGCATTTTATAAATATAATATTAAAAGGGAATACTATAGAGGTGTTATAGCAATATTTAGAAATGGAGGAATGTGCAGTTCCGAGAAATTCTCAATCTTTCATAATAAAGAAAGACGAAAAGTCCTGAGGGAATATTTCAATCTCTTCAATATAAAATTTACACAATTTATGTACAAAATCAAGTGCTATTAA